The genomic window GTTATAGCGCTGCTATCACTCTTGCACGGGCAGAAAGATATGATGATGCTCTTTTCTATGCACAAGCTGCACTAAGGACTGTAGAAACTTGTGGAATAAACGAAAAGATACAACCAACAAAAGATTTGATTTCAAACCTTGAGCAGAAGTTACTTGAAAGATCAGGATTAAGCTAATGACATCATCTCTATGGTTCGACAATTTGCCTACGCTTGGGCAGTTAGCTCCTGGACAGGCTGCAACTAAGCTACGTGAGCTTGGTGAAATTGCTGATGCTGAGGTTCTAGAATCTGCTGAGAAAGATGTTCCGCAAACTTATGCTGCCTGGTCTCTTCTAGGCGATAAACCCTGGTAGCACACGCCTCACACGCTTGGCTATCTTGCCCCTGCTCCTCCCAACAGTCACGACTTATCGATTCAATCTGCCAGCAATATCGCTCCTGACCTCACCGTGAAAAGCGATCACAATTGAGTATGATCAATCTCTTAAACTCTCAAATCTTTACTGCATGATGGACACTGCTCTTTGGTTTGATGACCAACCTGTTTTAGGTCATCTTCCTCATTTACAGGCTGCTGCAAAACTCAGGGAAATTGGAGATGAAGTTACTGCTGAAGTTTTAGAGGAAGATGTAGATCCTAACATCGCTAACTTTAGTGCAAGAAGTTCTTGGCCTTTCCACGATAAACCCTGGCAGCACACGGCTCACACACTTGGCTATCTTGCACCTGCTCCTCCCAATAGCCACGACTTACCGATTCAGTCTGCCAGCAATATCGCTCCTAACCTCACCCTGAAAAGTGATCGCATCAAAATTACCCTCAACGCTTTACGGGTTGCCGATTACCCTGGTAGTGGCACCCATCAAATTTTGTTTGACTTCTACGCTCAGAACCAACTTCCTGACACTACGGAACATCTACACTTCAACAGCACCTATCGAGTCCGAGAAGGCGAACGTGCTGCCCTGCTTAACTACCCCATCTTCCTGGGATTGAATGTTGGCAACAATGGGTTGATCTTTAAGTGCTTCACCGTCAACGTCAAAAACGAAGAAGATGAAGCCGCTATTCAGTTTCTAGAGTCCGATGTATTCAAAACTGGGTTGCAATTGGCAACCACTGTACAACCTGCGATCAAGCCTCTGTCGGAAATGGCGATTGGGTTCACTAAGGCAATTGCCAATCGTCGCAAGAACGTTCCCGTGCAAGATATCCATATTGGTCTGGATTTCAGCAACAATCCGATGGGTGCTCGTTTAGCAGAGGGAGTTTACATCGCTGTGCAAATTCCCGAAACACTTACCCGTGTCTGGGATTGGAGCGATTGGATTTACGACACCAGCACAGGACAAATCGTTAAAGACTACAGCCGCGACCAGTTGATTCCCTACAATTACATCGCCTTTGGCATCAGTCGCTATGAGGCAAGTTAAATGAACAGAACTGCTAGTATGCTTCGTAAAAACTAAAGCTAGCGCTTACGCCCCTTCACCTTTTAGAACACGAGGGGAGAATACCTCACTGTTGTTCAGTGAACCATAACACTTCCATGCCCAAGGTTTTGCTCAGAGGAGTGATCGCATAGCGTCCGCTTTGTGGAGTGGGCGACAATAGAAACCTCAACTCAAGAAAGCCGCTACTTTCTCTGGAACCCCGAATGTGCAAAGAGTCGGGAGAAAATAAGGTCATTTTGTTTAACCTTGGCGGTCATGGACACTTTGATATGCAGGCGTACATGAACTATCAGACCGGAAAACTGGTAGATACTGAGTACAGTGCAGAGGAAGTCGCGATCGCTCTGGCAGGATTACCTGTTGTCGGTTAGGGTTCTGGAGAGCTGATTTCTTGCCGTCCTCAGTTGTGGTTGTGTTTGTGTTATGCTCAGTGTCCCTCTGCAACTGCCTGACGCAGATATCGTGTTCTACCCGTCTCTGCTGGATGGGCAGGAAAGCGATCGCTTGCTCACACAACTGACTGAAACGATTGACTGGCGACAGGACTGGATTACCATCTACGGGCGCTCAATGCCTCAACCGAGACTGACGGCTTGGTATGGCGATCCTGGTACATCCTACACTTACTCTGGTATCACGATGCACCCTTCTCCCTGGACAGGCACATTACTTGACCTCAAGGCAAAGGCTGAAGCCGTTTCTGGTGTCGTGTTCAACAGTGTGCTGCTCAATCTCTACCGAGATGGCAACGACAGTATGGGCTGGCACAGCGATGATGAACCGGAGCTAGGGCAAAATCCGGTCATTGGTTCTCTGAGTTTGGGAGGAACACGGCGGTTCATACTGCGGCACCGAGCCGGAAAAGGCTTGAAGCATCAACTGGAGTTAACTTCTGGTAGTTTCTTGTTGATGCAGGGGACAACGCAACATTACTGGCAGCATCAAATTCCGAAAACTAAACGTCCGGTTCCTCCCCGGATTAATTTGACCTTTCGAGTCATTGACTTGTCAGTTCGCCTAACTAGCGAACTTGACACTGATTGAGCTTAGTAAATAAAGCAGGCACATAGTCGTAATAGCGATCGCTAGCAAGATAAATGGCATCTGTGGTACAACTGCCACAACCAGGTTCGCTGAGAATGTCACTCAATAAGTTAGAGGAAATCCCCCCCCAAGGAAACTGTCCGATTGGTGCCGTAGCAGTAGAGTTTAGTTCCGAATCCAACCGCCATTTGGTTCCAGCTAACACGACCCCAAAAGGATTGTTTTCCGGTAATGGTTGGGATCTGTACCATCCCACTGCCTGACCAAACTTTTCAACTCGTGCTTTCGGATTTTTCGTCTGAGAGGCAGTCTGCTGCCAGATACGCTTTTGAGCGCTGTACCCAAAGCGTCCCTTACTGGCTTGCGACCAGAGGGTGTCTATGCTACGAAAATCCTCACAGGGAAAGCGATTGAGCAGGGTTTTGCTGCCATAGAGTAAGTCCGCACCCTGTCCTTGTAGTTTCTGCAATCGCTGAAAAATGGCGCGAGTCTCGACATCCGCACCCCGCCAGTCACCTGCTGCCAAAAGGCTTTTGAGGCGGCTGTAGTTGATGCGCCATTTGTTAGGAGAAGTGCTTGCGATCGCATCGAAGGTAACGCTTTTAACGATGTCCTGATATACCTGTCGGATAGAATCGTTCTTTTGCAGGTAGGCTCCTTGTAGGCGAAATACATAGCGACCATCAGGACTGCTGAACAGCACATTATCAGACTCGTAGAGTCCAGTGGAAGTGTAGGCGATCGCTTTCTGTCCAGCAACGGTGAGGGGGCGATCGTCATTCTGGCTCAATTCGCCTTTCCAGCTTGTCAGGGGCAACCGCTTAGAGTTGTCGTAGATGCTAATGCTGATGATCGGAGGGGTTTCAGGTAGACTCTCCCGGTTCACAAAATCTTGCTGCTGCCAAACCTCTAGAACTTCTAGCGGGGGGCTTGGCTTCGTCGATTGAGTCGTACTGGTAGGCGTAATCACATAGCCCTTTGGGGAAACGAAGCGAAACCCAAAGCGATCGCTCAGGTAAAACACATCCCGACTTTGCATTGAGGCGTTGGGAGCAGGTTTGGCGGCAATTGCCTCAGGCGTGGGAGATTGAGTGGATGATGTTGGAAGATTGCTGCTACAGCCAATAGCCAGAAATGTTAGTAACCCAACTACAATAGAGCGCTTCATATCGCTAGATTAAGTATTCTTCGATCTTGATGTCGTCTCCAGTCTGGCAAGTTTGCGATTGAATCGGTTACTTTGTTTCAGTTTGAGATACAAAGGCATAGCGACCCGCTTTCCCCAGCATCAGCAAGCAAATACGCCGTTTTGACGAGCGCACAACATCGCATACAAGCGTGATCGCGCCTGACAATAGTGGTTGAGAAGAAGAGCGAGCGCACTCCAGTTAAGACTCATTGCTCCAAAAGAAGTGGTAATAGCCGCTGTAATTCTCCACAAGCTGCCTGAAGTGATTCTGGTGCATCTTCTGGTAAGTTTTGAGAACGGCATTGATCTGCCAGTTTCTCAACATAGGGCTTGCAAGAAGCTTCATTTTTCAGAAATTTTGAATAGGTATCTTCCTCGTTTACAGGTTCTTCCTGCAAGTAGTGTATCCAGGTTTCAATATTGCGTTTAGGTACAAATACTGCGATCGCTTCATCTGGTTGACGATTTTCCTGGGAATCTTCGCTGAGGGCGTGAGCTAACTGATTGAGTCGTTCCTGCGATGTGTCAGTATCTGCATCAATCAACACGACTAATCCAATCGATACACGGTTTTTATTTTGGCGATATGCTTTTACTTCCGCCGGATACTGAGTGCGTACATACTGTTCCCCAGATTGGCTACCTGGAGGACAGATTTCAGCTCGGAATCGACCTGCAAAACCTCGTTTTTTTAAGAAATAACGAGCAAAAACCTCCTGCTGTCTATCTTCACAGAGGATGACAATCTGGACTCTATGCTGGCTCATTCAACCAGCCCCGTGCAATGAGTTCTGAAACGGGTAGTCCAGAATTTTCAGCTACTTCACTACTAATTCGTTTTACTCGGACAGGGGCATTGCTTTGACGCTCAAACCAATAGCCGATTGGTGAAGCCAAAAGGTAATTAATTAATTCAGGATGGTGAGAAATTAGTAACGTTTGAAGTTTTCTTTCGCTACAAAAATCGTAAAGCTCAATAAGCCAGGGTTGAATTTCTGGCAATGCTAAGAAGTTTTCAGGTTCATCAATGCACAAGGTATAGTCTTCGGATTTGGTACCATGAATAAGTGTGTACAAAGCAACTAACGTTTTTTGTCCATCGGACAATTCTCCCAGGCGATATTCAATCGGTTTTGTGGTCGCTGCTCCTCCTGAAAAACGTAGTTTTAGCACCAAGTTTTGTTCGCTTACTCGCTCAAATCTAAAGTTTGTGAAGCCATCCAGTACATTTCTTAAAATATTTCCAATTTCAGCGACCTTGCCTTGATCTTCAGAAAGGTAGCGATACCAAGAAACAAAATTTTCTGCCTTACTGACCAAACGCATTTCTTCCTGGTTACTCTCATCAACCATCAAACTGGGAATGATTCGCACGATGATAAATCGTGCCATCCGTTCTCTAAACCAAGTTAACTTTGTGTTATCCCTTATCGGCATTAAAGATGGCAGCATAGACTGAGACCAATCAAACGAGTATTTCGATCCCTCGGAATGATCGTCTCGATAGAGTTCAACGCTACCTAACTCAAATTTCAGTAAAAGCCGATTATCAAACCACAGACGCTCGTACTCAACGCGAATTTTATCCCGATATGGACCAATACCCAACTCATATTTGTAGCTGCCGCCATTACCTAAAATCTCTAGCTCAAAACGTTGAATTTGGGAGGTTTGCCAGCGGGTGCAGTCCACAGATTTGAAAATTCCCTCGACCTTACTATCACCACTGACAAATGCCTGAATTTTCT from Funiculus sociatus GB2-C1 includes these protein-coding regions:
- a CDS encoding alpha-ketoglutarate-dependent dioxygenase AlkB family protein, whose translation is MLSVPLQLPDADIVFYPSLLDGQESDRLLTQLTETIDWRQDWITIYGRSMPQPRLTAWYGDPGTSYTYSGITMHPSPWTGTLLDLKAKAEAVSGVVFNSVLLNLYRDGNDSMGWHSDDEPELGQNPVIGSLSLGGTRRFILRHRAGKGLKHQLELTSGSFLLMQGTTQHYWQHQIPKTKRPVPPRINLTFRVIDLSVRLTSELDTD
- a CDS encoding AAA family ATPase — protein: MLKRIYIDNFRCLVNFELNVDAINLFLGSNGAGKSTVFEVLQKIQAFVSGDSKVEGIFKSVDCTRWQTSQIQRFELEILGNGGSYKYELGIGPYRDKIRVEYERLWFDNRLLLKFELGSVELYRDDHSEGSKYSFDWSQSMLPSLMPIRDNTKLTWFRERMARFIIVRIIPSLMVDESNQEEMRLVSKAENFVSWYRYLSEDQGKVAEIGNILRNVLDGFTNFRFERVSEQNLVLKLRFSGGAATTKPIEYRLGELSDGQKTLVALYTLIHGTKSEDYTLCIDEPENFLALPEIQPWLIELYDFCSERKLQTLLISHHPELINYLLASPIGYWFERQSNAPVRVKRISSEVAENSGLPVSELIARGWLNEPA
- a CDS encoding GUN4 domain-containing protein; translated protein: MKRSIVVGLLTFLAIGCSSNLPTSSTQSPTPEAIAAKPAPNASMQSRDVFYLSDRFGFRFVSPKGYVITPTSTTQSTKPSPPLEVLEVWQQQDFVNRESLPETPPIISISIYDNSKRLPLTSWKGELSQNDDRPLTVAGQKAIAYTSTGLYESDNVLFSSPDGRYVFRLQGAYLQKNDSIRQVYQDIVKSVTFDAIASTSPNKWRINYSRLKSLLAAGDWRGADVETRAIFQRLQKLQGQGADLLYGSKTLLNRFPCEDFRSIDTLWSQASKGRFGYSAQKRIWQQTASQTKNPKARVEKFGQAVGWYRSQPLPENNPFGVVLAGTKWRLDSELNSTATAPIGQFPWGGISSNLLSDILSEPGCGSCTTDAIYLASDRYYDYVPALFTKLNQCQVR